In Burkholderiales bacterium, a genomic segment contains:
- a CDS encoding type II toxin-antitoxin system VapC family toxin, with translation MILDTNALSAFVDGESAVGEILRRQARAAIPVIVLGEFRYGIAQSRHRSTYEAWLRLHLRDFDILAVTEETATRYSEIRVSLKKSGHPIPANDAWIAALAVEHRLPVLSRDRHFDAVPGLQREGW, from the coding sequence GTGATTCTCGACACCAATGCGCTGTCCGCATTCGTGGACGGTGAATCGGCGGTCGGGGAAATCCTGCGGCGCCAGGCGCGCGCAGCCATTCCGGTGATCGTGCTGGGCGAGTTCCGCTACGGAATCGCTCAGTCGAGGCACCGTTCAACGTACGAAGCATGGCTGCGATTGCACTTGCGGGATTTCGACATTCTCGCCGTGACGGAGGAGACCGCCACCCGGTACTCGGAAATCCGTGTGTCGCTCAAGAAGTCGGGACATCCGATACCGGCCAACGATGCGTGGATCGCAGCGCTTGCGGTCGAGCATCGTCTGCCCGTACTCAGCCGCGATCGGCATTTCGACGCCGTGCCTGGGCTTCAGCGCGAGGGGTGGTAG